The following are encoded together in the Gilvimarinus sp. DA14 genome:
- the rplT gene encoding 50S ribosomal protein L20: protein MARVKRGVEARRRHKKVLKAAKGYYGARSRVFRVAKQAVIKAGQYAYRDRRVNKRNFRALWITRINAQSRAEGMTYSQLIAGLKKANIALDRRVLADLAVHDKAAFAAVVAQAKSALAA, encoded by the coding sequence ATGGCCCGTGTAAAACGTGGTGTAGAGGCGCGTCGTCGTCACAAGAAAGTTTTAAAAGCTGCAAAAGGTTATTACGGCGCTCGTTCGCGCGTATTTCGTGTTGCTAAGCAAGCTGTTATCAAGGCTGGCCAGTACGCGTACCGCGACCGTCGTGTCAACAAGCGCAACTTCCGCGCTTTGTGGATTACCCGTATTAACGCTCAGTCTCGCGCTGAAGGCATGACTTACAGCCAGCTGATTGCTGGTTTGAAGAAAGCCAACATTGCGCTGGATCGTCGCGTATTGGCCGACTTGGCTGTACACGATAAAGCGGCCTTTGCTGCCGTTGTTGCTCAGGCAAAATCAGCTCTGGCTGCTTAA
- the rpmI gene encoding 50S ribosomal protein L35: MATKAKVHSGAAKRFKKTASGYKHKHANKSHILTKMTTKRKRQLRGTEQLNAADKPLVDRMLRAK, translated from the coding sequence ATGGCAACAAAAGCTAAAGTACACTCTGGCGCCGCCAAGCGCTTTAAAAAGACGGCCTCTGGTTATAAGCACAAGCACGCTAACAAGAGCCACATCCTCACCAAAATGACCACCAAGCGTAAGCGTCAGCTGCGCGGCACCGAGCAGCTTAACGCCGCCGATAAGCCGTTAGTAGATCGCATGCTGCGCGCCAAGTAA
- the infC gene encoding translation initiation factor IF-3: protein MKRDNAKGKSKKARINDQIEASEVRLIGADGDQVGVVPLSEALKVAQDADLDLVEIAPDSTPIVCKVMDYGKHLFEIKKTKAAAKKKQKQQQIKEMKFRPGTEEGDYKVKLRNLIRFLENGDKAKVSLRYRGREMAHQELGMEMMQRIETDLEELATVEQRPKMEGRQLIMVMAPKKRK, encoded by the coding sequence ATCAAAAGAGATAACGCTAAAGGCAAATCCAAGAAAGCTCGTATTAACGATCAAATTGAAGCGTCGGAAGTCCGGCTGATCGGCGCCGACGGAGATCAAGTGGGGGTTGTCCCACTGTCTGAGGCCTTAAAAGTGGCCCAAGATGCCGATTTGGATCTGGTTGAAATAGCGCCTGATAGTACACCCATCGTCTGTAAGGTTATGGATTATGGGAAACACCTGTTCGAGATTAAGAAAACCAAAGCCGCTGCGAAGAAGAAGCAAAAGCAGCAGCAGATTAAAGAGATGAAGTTTCGTCCAGGGACGGAAGAAGGGGATTATAAGGTCAAGCTACGCAACCTTATACGTTTCCTTGAAAACGGGGACAAAGCCAAGGTATCACTGCGCTACCGCGGCCGCGAAATGGCTCACCAGGAACTGGGTATGGAAATGATGCAGCGCATCGAGACCGACCTTGAAGAACTGGCCACAGTGGAACAACGGCCCAAAATGGAAGGCCGCCAACTGATTATGGTCATGGCCCCGAAAAAGAGAAAGTAG
- the thrS gene encoding threonine--tRNA ligase, whose protein sequence is MPVITLPDGSKREFSQPVTLMQVAEDIGPGLAKATVCGRVDGELVDACEVIDHDASISLITGRDEEGLEVIRHSFAHLVGHAIKQLFPEAKMAIGPVIDDGFYYDIDYERPLTPEDLEAIEKRIQELIKKDYDVIKEMTPVNKAREVFAGRGEDYKVELVDGLIEAGEKAVGLYHHEEYIDMCRGPHVPNTRVMRHFKLMRVSGAYWRGDASNKQLQRIYGTAWNDKKELKAYLRRLEEAEKRDHRKLAKKFDLFHMQEEAPGMVFWHPKGWSVYTTIEEYMRKVQRDNGYQEIKTPQVVDLSLWQKSGHADKFGDDMFMLKSEDREFAVKPMNCPCHVQVFNQGLRSYRDLPLRLAEFGSCHRNEASGSLHGIMRVRGFTQDDAHIFCAEDAIQDEVSAFTDLLYQVYADFGFNEVIIRLSTRPEQRVGEDAVWDKAEKALADALDAKGLEYKLLPGEGAFYGPKIEFSLKDCLGRVWQCGTIQVDFSMPGRLDAQYVAEDGSRQVPVMLHRAILGSFERFIGILIENYEGAFPTWLAPVQVVIANITDNQAEYVQKVEKTLADRGFRAVSDLRNEKIGFKIREHTIQRVPYLIVVGDKEVESGQVAVRTRDGKDLGVMSVDAFTDLLAADVANRSRILASDTQD, encoded by the coding sequence ATGCCTGTTATTACCCTCCCCGACGGTTCCAAACGCGAATTTTCCCAACCGGTCACCCTGATGCAGGTGGCAGAAGACATAGGCCCCGGCCTTGCCAAGGCGACAGTGTGTGGCCGTGTAGATGGCGAGCTGGTTGATGCCTGTGAGGTGATTGACCACGACGCCTCCATCTCCCTGATTACCGGCCGCGATGAAGAAGGCCTGGAAGTTATTCGTCACTCTTTTGCGCACTTGGTAGGCCATGCCATCAAGCAGTTATTCCCAGAAGCAAAGATGGCCATAGGCCCGGTTATCGATGATGGCTTTTACTACGATATCGACTACGAGCGTCCACTGACGCCGGAAGACCTGGAAGCCATCGAAAAGCGCATTCAGGAGTTGATCAAAAAAGATTACGACGTTATCAAGGAAATGACGCCTGTGAACAAGGCGCGCGAAGTCTTTGCCGGTCGCGGGGAAGATTACAAGGTGGAGCTGGTCGATGGTCTGATCGAGGCGGGTGAGAAGGCGGTGGGGCTTTACCACCACGAAGAGTACATTGATATGTGTCGCGGACCCCATGTGCCCAATACCCGGGTGATGCGTCACTTCAAATTGATGCGCGTATCGGGTGCCTACTGGCGCGGCGATGCCAGCAACAAGCAGCTGCAGCGCATTTACGGCACCGCCTGGAATGACAAAAAAGAGCTGAAAGCCTATCTTCGCCGCCTGGAAGAAGCGGAAAAGCGCGACCACCGCAAACTGGCGAAAAAATTCGACCTGTTTCACATGCAGGAAGAGGCGCCGGGTATGGTGTTCTGGCACCCCAAGGGCTGGTCTGTTTACACCACCATTGAAGAGTACATGCGCAAAGTACAGCGCGATAACGGCTACCAGGAGATCAAAACCCCCCAGGTGGTGGATCTGAGCCTGTGGCAGAAGTCCGGCCACGCCGATAAATTCGGCGACGACATGTTTATGTTGAAGTCCGAAGATCGCGAGTTCGCCGTTAAGCCCATGAACTGCCCCTGCCATGTGCAGGTGTTTAACCAAGGGTTGCGCAGCTACCGCGATTTGCCTCTGCGTCTGGCGGAGTTCGGCTCCTGTCACCGCAATGAAGCCTCGGGCTCATTGCACGGTATTATGCGGGTGCGCGGCTTTACTCAGGACGATGCCCATATTTTCTGCGCCGAAGACGCCATTCAGGACGAAGTGTCGGCCTTTACCGATCTGTTGTATCAGGTATATGCCGATTTTGGCTTCAATGAAGTCATTATTCGCCTGTCTACTCGTCCAGAGCAAAGAGTGGGCGAAGATGCTGTGTGGGATAAAGCGGAAAAAGCGCTGGCCGATGCGCTTGATGCTAAAGGGCTGGAGTACAAACTGCTGCCAGGAGAGGGTGCCTTTTACGGCCCCAAAATTGAGTTCTCCCTTAAAGATTGCCTCGGGCGGGTGTGGCAATGTGGCACCATCCAGGTAGATTTTTCCATGCCTGGGCGTCTGGACGCCCAGTATGTGGCCGAGGATGGTTCGCGCCAGGTGCCGGTGATGTTGCACCGCGCCATCTTGGGTTCGTTTGAGCGTTTTATCGGTATTTTGATTGAAAACTACGAGGGCGCATTTCCCACTTGGCTGGCGCCGGTGCAGGTGGTGATCGCCAATATCACCGATAATCAGGCCGAATATGTGCAAAAAGTGGAAAAAACCCTCGCAGATCGTGGGTTTAGAGCGGTTTCGGACTTGAGAAACGAGAAGATCGGCTTTAAAATCCGCGAGCACACAATTCAGCGGGTTCCCTATTTGATTGTCGTAGGCGACAAAGAGGTGGAATCTGGACAGGTGGCCGTGCGTACACGCGATGGCAAAGACCTGGGTGTGATGAGTGTCGATGCCTTTACCGACCTGTTGGCAGCGGATGTTGCCAACCGCAGTCGGATTTTGGCGTCTGACACACAAGATTAA
- a CDS encoding DoxX family protein, which translates to MIRPVYNHYQSFLLHLKPIDSLAGLALRLYLAPVFWLAGTSKLSSFSQTVEWFGNNEWGLGLPAPWLLAALATGAELAGAVLLTLGLATRAIALPLMVTMLVAITTVHWEYGWQAIADPGAPFANERVEQAAVKLERARDILREHGHYQWLTSSGKLVILNNGIEFAATYLVMLLALLVWGPGRYLSLDYWIARHLNGQPSH; encoded by the coding sequence ATGATTCGACCAGTCTACAACCACTACCAGTCTTTTCTCCTGCACCTAAAGCCTATCGATAGCCTCGCGGGGCTGGCGCTGCGGCTCTATCTTGCGCCGGTTTTCTGGCTGGCGGGCACCAGCAAACTGAGCAGCTTCTCCCAGACGGTCGAATGGTTTGGCAACAATGAGTGGGGCCTGGGGCTACCCGCCCCCTGGCTGCTCGCCGCACTGGCCACCGGAGCCGAACTTGCCGGCGCCGTGCTACTGACTCTGGGGTTGGCAACCCGCGCCATCGCTCTCCCCCTTATGGTTACCATGTTGGTTGCTATCACGACCGTGCACTGGGAGTACGGCTGGCAGGCGATTGCCGACCCCGGCGCCCCTTTTGCCAACGAGCGGGTAGAACAAGCCGCGGTTAAACTCGAGCGCGCCCGCGATATTCTGCGCGAGCACGGCCACTACCAGTGGCTCACCTCTAGCGGCAAGCTTGTGATACTCAACAACGGTATCGAATTCGCCGCCACTTATTTGGTGATGCTGCTGGCGCTACTGGTGTGGGGCCCGGGGCGCTACCTGAGCCTGGATTATTGGATCGCACGTCACTTAAATGGCCAGCCGAGCCACTAA
- a CDS encoding RNA polymerase sigma factor, protein MSQTTTANHSESELIDAALAGDHSAYAKLIDTHYSVMLAVAGAIAGESLAEDIVQDAWISAHRALARFEKRSSLKTWLLRIVSNEARTRVKSEGRSCSLDNMALRAMPSDDHFKSNGHWASATSQWHLDTPEKMLEQEQLQRCINKTLTLLPPAQKAVFILRDLQDAPFDEIGAVLEISQSNARVLIHRARLTLMAVITRYQETGQC, encoded by the coding sequence GTGAGCCAAACGACTACCGCAAACCATAGCGAATCCGAGCTAATTGACGCGGCTCTGGCGGGCGACCACAGCGCTTACGCCAAGCTCATCGACACCCACTACAGCGTTATGCTCGCCGTGGCAGGCGCGATAGCCGGCGAGAGTCTGGCCGAAGATATCGTTCAGGACGCCTGGATCTCAGCCCACCGCGCGCTGGCGCGCTTTGAAAAGCGCAGCAGCCTCAAAACCTGGCTATTGCGGATTGTTAGCAACGAGGCCCGCACCCGCGTGAAAAGCGAGGGGCGAAGCTGCTCACTGGACAATATGGCGCTGCGCGCAATGCCCAGCGACGATCACTTTAAAAGCAACGGACACTGGGCATCTGCGACCTCGCAGTGGCATCTGGACACCCCGGAAAAGATGCTTGAGCAAGAACAATTGCAGCGCTGCATTAACAAAACCCTGACCCTGCTGCCCCCGGCGCAAAAGGCGGTTTTTATCCTCCGCGACCTGCAAGACGCCCCCTTTGACGAAATTGGCGCAGTGCTTGAGATCAGCCAGAGCAACGCCCGGGTACTTATCCACCGCGCCCGCCTCACCCTCATGGCGGTGATTACGCGCTATCAGGAGACCGGACAATGCTGA
- a CDS encoding zf-HC2 domain-containing protein, with product MLKCRDVARRASEYIDGSEQPSFTWQMRLHLTMCGNCRRFVRHLRLTRQVTRQASTLPPAPTQMRQRVLAIIAQKPPNR from the coding sequence ATGCTGAAATGTCGCGATGTGGCACGCCGCGCCAGCGAATATATCGACGGCAGCGAACAGCCCAGCTTTACCTGGCAAATGCGCCTGCACCTGACCATGTGCGGAAACTGCCGCCGCTTTGTCAGGCACCTAAGGCTTACCCGACAGGTCACACGCCAGGCATCCACCCTGCCGCCGGCACCCACTCAGATGCGTCAACGCGTGCTCGCCATCATTGCCCAGAAGCCTCCAAACCGCTGA
- a CDS encoding carboxy terminal-processing peptidase, producing MPDRMPLPLRVAQAACLLVFALSSTLCLALTPEPLNITDEQKETTAEIVQSLHKHHYRDQDINDELSQKFLENYLQTLDPGKSYFVEKDISEFNKHAKQFDDDFQKGQLQFAFDIYERYRNRFIARTQSALALLQDKEHEFDFEVEESLLVDRDKASWPADDDAAQELWRKRVKADVLNLKLAGKTVDEAREVLSKRYKNQARRMSQQTGEDAFNAVINAFTMLYDPHTNYLSPRTLENFNINMSLSLEGIGAMLQSEDEYTKVVRLIPAGPADKQGQLKPADRIVGVGQGKDGEIVDVVGWRLDEVVDLIRGKKDSTVRLEVLPAKAAAGSTTHIVSIKRDKVKLEEQAARKAVFELSDETEQSYKIGVIDIPTFYMDFEAYRNRDPNYKSTTRDVFKLLGELAAENVDGIIVDLRNNGGGSLHEATQLTDLFIDQGPVVQIRQTNQLISRNYRSHSKAVYRGPIVVLINRLSASASEIFAGAIQDYGRGIIVGSQSFGKGSVQSLQPLQHGQLKITESKFYRVSGDSTQHRGVLPDIELPELIDPDDVGESSYDYALPWDNIHAVKHDRYYDIAKLLPAIDARHRERIATDPDFIFLAQEQDLVNANASRDSISLREKTRLTEKDQLEQQLLSLENTRRKTKGLPPYKSYEEISGETSAEDETEADPEAQAMDTGPEDIDPSKDPFLTEAGYILLDFIRGTNSEDAPKVANF from the coding sequence ATGCCAGATAGAATGCCCCTGCCCCTTCGCGTCGCCCAAGCGGCGTGCCTGTTGGTTTTTGCCCTGTCATCTACCCTGTGTTTGGCGCTCACCCCAGAGCCTCTGAATATTACTGATGAGCAGAAAGAAACCACCGCCGAAATTGTTCAGTCTCTGCACAAGCATCATTATCGCGACCAAGACATTAACGACGAACTGTCGCAAAAATTTCTCGAAAACTATTTGCAGACTCTGGACCCAGGCAAAAGCTATTTCGTAGAGAAAGACATCAGCGAGTTCAATAAGCACGCCAAGCAGTTTGACGACGACTTTCAAAAGGGCCAACTACAGTTTGCCTTCGATATCTACGAGCGCTACCGCAATCGCTTTATCGCCAGAACGCAGAGCGCGCTGGCATTGCTGCAAGACAAAGAACACGAGTTCGACTTCGAGGTTGAAGAGTCACTGCTGGTCGATCGCGATAAAGCCTCTTGGCCCGCTGACGATGACGCTGCCCAAGAGCTTTGGCGCAAACGGGTAAAGGCTGATGTTCTCAACCTAAAGCTGGCAGGAAAAACTGTTGACGAAGCCCGTGAAGTATTGAGCAAGCGTTACAAAAATCAGGCGCGTCGCATGAGCCAGCAAACTGGCGAGGACGCATTTAACGCTGTGATTAATGCCTTCACCATGCTCTACGACCCACATACCAACTATCTGTCGCCGCGCACGCTGGAGAACTTTAACATCAACATGTCATTGTCGCTGGAAGGCATCGGCGCGATGCTGCAAAGTGAAGATGAGTACACCAAAGTGGTGCGTCTGATACCGGCGGGGCCTGCCGACAAGCAGGGCCAACTTAAACCCGCCGATCGTATTGTAGGCGTGGGCCAGGGCAAAGACGGTGAAATTGTCGATGTAGTTGGCTGGCGCCTGGATGAAGTGGTTGACCTAATTCGCGGCAAAAAAGACAGCACTGTGCGCCTTGAAGTATTACCAGCCAAAGCCGCCGCAGGCAGCACTACTCACATTGTCAGCATTAAGCGCGATAAAGTAAAACTGGAAGAGCAAGCCGCGCGCAAAGCCGTATTCGAACTGAGCGACGAAACCGAGCAGAGCTACAAAATCGGCGTAATCGATATTCCCACCTTCTATATGGACTTTGAAGCCTACCGCAACCGCGACCCCAACTATAAAAGCACCACCCGCGATGTATTCAAACTGCTAGGCGAATTAGCGGCCGAAAACGTCGATGGGATTATTGTGGATTTGCGCAATAACGGCGGCGGCTCACTGCACGAAGCGACGCAATTGACCGACCTGTTTATCGACCAGGGCCCGGTGGTGCAAATTCGTCAAACCAATCAGCTGATTTCGCGTAATTATCGTTCTCACTCCAAGGCAGTGTATCGCGGGCCGATTGTGGTACTGATAAACCGTCTCAGCGCCTCCGCCTCGGAAATTTTTGCCGGCGCTATTCAAGACTATGGCCGCGGCATTATTGTCGGCAGCCAGTCGTTCGGCAAAGGTTCCGTGCAATCACTGCAACCTTTGCAGCACGGGCAGCTAAAAATCACCGAATCGAAATTTTATCGCGTCTCCGGCGACAGCACTCAGCATCGCGGTGTCCTGCCGGACATTGAGTTGCCAGAGCTGATTGACCCCGATGACGTAGGCGAAAGCAGCTACGATTACGCCCTGCCCTGGGACAATATTCACGCAGTAAAACACGATCGCTACTATGACATTGCCAAGCTGCTGCCGGCCATTGACGCCCGCCACCGCGAACGCATTGCCACCGATCCGGATTTTATTTTCCTTGCACAAGAGCAGGATCTGGTAAATGCCAACGCCAGCCGAGACAGCATTTCTCTGCGCGAAAAAACACGTCTGACGGAAAAAGACCAACTGGAGCAACAACTTCTGAGTCTGGAAAACACTCGCCGTAAAACCAAAGGCCTACCCCCTTATAAGTCTTATGAAGAGATCAGTGGCGAAACCAGCGCTGAAGACGAGACCGAAGCGGACCCCGAGGCTCAGGCAATGGACACCGGCCCGGAAGACATAGATCCCTCTAAAGATCCATTTTTGACTGAGGCAGGCTATATTCTGTTGGACTTTATTCGCGGTACTAACAGCGAAGACGCCCCCAAGGTCGCCAACTTTTAA
- the xthA gene encoding exodeoxyribonuclease III, translating into MKVISFNINSIRSRLHQLQAIIDKYQPDFIGLQETKVADEQFPVADVEAMGYHLAFHGQKTHYGVALMSKHPFIKTVKGFPADTEESQKRFIGGLFDVPGFGEVYVYNGYFPQGESRDHPLKFPAKEKYYADLNRLLEQDHSADTPLIMMGDMNISHQDIDIGIGEDNRKRWLRTGKCSFLPEEREWLNTLLEWGLEDTYRAIHPAKDDTFSWFDYRSRGFERDPKRGLRIDLILASRALAPKCIDAGIDYELRGMEKPSDHCPIWSEFKA; encoded by the coding sequence ATGAAAGTTATCTCGTTTAATATCAACAGTATCCGTTCACGTCTGCATCAGCTGCAGGCCATTATCGACAAATACCAGCCGGACTTTATCGGCCTACAGGAAACCAAAGTCGCTGACGAACAATTCCCCGTTGCCGACGTAGAAGCAATGGGTTATCACTTGGCTTTTCACGGACAAAAGACTCACTATGGTGTGGCACTGATGTCCAAACACCCGTTTATCAAAACGGTAAAAGGGTTCCCCGCAGACACCGAGGAATCGCAAAAGCGATTTATTGGTGGCCTGTTCGATGTACCCGGTTTTGGCGAAGTGTATGTATATAACGGCTACTTTCCCCAAGGTGAAAGCCGCGACCACCCTCTGAAGTTTCCCGCCAAAGAAAAGTACTACGCCGACTTAAACCGACTGCTGGAACAGGATCACAGTGCCGACACACCGCTAATTATGATGGGCGATATGAACATCTCCCACCAGGACATCGACATCGGCATTGGCGAAGACAACCGCAAGCGCTGGCTGCGAACCGGCAAGTGCAGCTTTTTACCAGAAGAACGTGAGTGGCTTAACACCTTGCTGGAGTGGGGGCTGGAGGACACCTACAGAGCGATCCATCCAGCCAAAGACGACACTTTCAGCTGGTTTGACTATCGCTCGCGCGGCTTTGAGCGCGACCCCAAGCGCGGCCTGCGCATCGATTTAATTTTAGCGAGCCGCGCGCTGGCCCCTAAATGTATTGATGCGGGAATCGACTACGAACTACGCGGCATGGAAAAGCCCTCGGACCACTGCCCGATCTGGTCAGAATTTAAAGCCTAA
- a CDS encoding response regulator gives MFDLFVPTSKVQKDRQVMHDTDARVAKYSRRGLLLNFLVFVLSLAFGDFFYRETNLAVVLVTGLLLVTLLRSYYLFRFEALYARAPKRWRTQYFLASFLGAIWWSVILVSLTWVLGMREETLLMWLYTVVFYSSVANVFAPYIRFLKTYLFIGMIPAAVTAMLLATVDGYLYAAIMVLFYMMLVHQAKVTGAGYWDRLEANHVLHERARGLEHEQKSSRAAIELKNEFLINLGHEFRASLNDILGTLSLVDEADLSDRQRDLLKMASKAGERQLDLVNNVVDFSKITTKSLELDESVFDLRRLVAKLVRDFSSEAHQQGVELNYLLDADLPARVRGDAARLRQITATLLGHAIKFSVTGNVFVEVTYGDSRSDGGELQIVIADSHYHRTDEAKAEMDETRLSEAEQTGRVGIGLSISKGLAECMGGSVHLLKAPSGGNRLVINVQLQTISHHGKPLGADQKLRGKRVLLVDLPDRVALNLVDELGNWGVYGQTVYGYEQAVSRLKTCTDEGEPIDLVLIYNRLNSFNALALSKELATEESTAELRQVIAMSVLQRDTEEVQEHLTRYTQVSCLEKPIMYKQLYEALCQRLLCASCEVEPVSAQVDPVVPVSDGPGVARVLVVEDHRVNQMVASGMLKKLGCYVQLVSSGPEAVAILEKERFDLVLLDSELPEDSGVRAVQNIREHEKATNSRRRVPVIAMIPALTEEQISELFTAGFDDQLAKPLRYEALEGRLQRWLDLSATAKS, from the coding sequence ATGTTTGACCTGTTTGTTCCTACCTCTAAAGTGCAGAAAGATCGCCAGGTGATGCACGACACCGATGCTCGAGTGGCGAAGTACAGTCGTCGCGGCTTGTTGCTGAATTTCCTGGTGTTCGTCCTAAGCTTGGCATTTGGTGACTTTTTTTATCGGGAGACGAACCTTGCGGTGGTGTTGGTAACCGGTCTGCTGCTGGTTACCTTGCTGCGCAGTTACTACTTGTTTCGCTTTGAGGCGCTTTACGCTCGCGCGCCCAAACGCTGGCGGACCCAGTATTTCCTCGCCTCTTTTTTGGGGGCTATTTGGTGGAGCGTTATCCTGGTTAGCCTGACATGGGTGCTGGGGATGCGCGAAGAAACACTACTAATGTGGCTTTACACGGTGGTGTTTTATTCTTCTGTGGCCAATGTATTCGCCCCGTATATACGCTTTCTCAAAACCTATTTGTTTATCGGCATGATTCCCGCTGCGGTTACGGCCATGTTGCTGGCAACGGTGGACGGCTATTTGTATGCGGCGATTATGGTGTTGTTTTATATGATGTTGGTGCATCAGGCAAAGGTGACCGGGGCCGGTTACTGGGATCGCCTGGAAGCCAACCATGTATTGCATGAGCGCGCCCGGGGGTTAGAGCACGAGCAAAAGAGTTCTCGCGCCGCTATTGAGCTAAAAAACGAATTCTTAATTAACCTCGGCCATGAGTTTCGCGCCTCGCTCAATGACATTCTGGGCACCCTATCGCTGGTCGATGAAGCTGATTTGTCCGATCGTCAGCGCGACTTGCTGAAAATGGCTTCTAAGGCAGGTGAGCGGCAGCTGGATTTGGTAAACAATGTGGTGGACTTTTCCAAGATCACCACCAAGTCCCTTGAGCTGGACGAATCGGTGTTTGATCTGCGTCGCTTGGTGGCGAAGCTGGTGCGTGATTTTTCTTCCGAGGCTCATCAGCAGGGGGTAGAGCTGAACTACTTGCTGGACGCCGATTTGCCCGCCCGGGTTAGGGGCGACGCTGCCCGTTTGCGCCAAATTACAGCGACCTTGCTGGGGCATGCGATTAAGTTCTCGGTGACCGGCAACGTATTTGTTGAAGTCACGTATGGCGATAGTCGCAGTGATGGCGGCGAGCTGCAAATTGTGATTGCTGACAGTCATTACCACCGTACCGATGAAGCCAAAGCTGAGATGGACGAAACGCGTTTGTCCGAAGCAGAGCAGACCGGCCGGGTGGGGATTGGGCTGTCAATCAGTAAAGGCCTGGCCGAGTGCATGGGCGGCAGCGTGCATCTGTTGAAAGCCCCCTCTGGTGGCAATCGTTTGGTGATCAACGTGCAACTGCAAACCATCAGTCATCACGGCAAGCCATTGGGTGCCGATCAAAAGCTGCGCGGTAAACGTGTGCTGCTGGTGGATTTGCCCGATCGGGTCGCGCTAAACCTGGTCGATGAGCTAGGTAACTGGGGTGTATACGGGCAGACGGTTTATGGCTACGAACAGGCGGTTAGCCGGTTGAAAACCTGTACTGACGAGGGCGAGCCCATTGATTTGGTACTGATCTACAACCGTCTTAATAGTTTTAACGCGCTGGCGCTGTCCAAAGAGTTGGCTACCGAAGAGTCCACCGCCGAGTTGCGTCAGGTCATTGCGATGAGTGTGCTGCAGCGCGATACCGAGGAGGTGCAGGAGCATTTAACGCGCTATACCCAGGTAAGCTGCTTAGAAAAGCCCATTATGTACAAACAGCTGTACGAGGCGCTTTGCCAGCGCTTGCTTTGTGCCAGCTGTGAAGTAGAGCCCGTGAGCGCACAGGTCGACCCGGTAGTGCCGGTTAGCGACGGTCCGGGGGTCGCCCGGGTACTGGTGGTGGAAGATCACAGGGTCAACCAAATGGTGGCCTCGGGTATGCTGAAAAAACTCGGCTGCTATGTTCAGTTGGTGAGCTCGGGGCCGGAGGCGGTGGCCATTCTGGAAAAGGAGCGCTTTGACCTAGTGCTGCTTGACAGTGAGTTGCCGGAGGACTCGGGCGTGCGCGCGGTGCAGAATATTCGCGAGCATGAAAAAGCCACCAACAGTCGGCGTCGCGTACCTGTGATTGCGATGATCCCGGCATTGACCGAGGAGCAGATTAGCGAACTGTTCACCGCAGGTTTTGACGATCAGTTAGCCAAACCTTTGCGTTATGAAGCGTTAGAAGGTCGTTTGCAGCGCTGGTTGGATTTATCGGCCACGGCAAAAAGTTAG
- a CDS encoding DUF2788 domain-containing protein codes for MSFEQFENWSLVLGIGGLIAFMVFIVWDLAKKSKAGRFGTFILFLALGLGLLGFLIKTVLVEVMMK; via the coding sequence ATGTCTTTTGAGCAGTTTGAAAACTGGTCGCTGGTACTGGGTATCGGTGGCCTGATCGCATTTATGGTGTTTATTGTCTGGGACCTGGCGAAAAAGTCCAAGGCGGGCCGGTTTGGTACCTTTATTCTATTTTTGGCCCTGGGCTTGGGGTTGCTGGGTTTTCTAATCAAGACCGTACTGGTCGAAGTGATGATGAAATAG
- a CDS encoding molybdenum cofactor biosynthesis protein MoaE, whose translation MLFVSVQNEDFDLSGEYQALLAAAPEAGGVVQFVGRVRPDHAADPVVALELEHYPAMTQAALQALVEEACERWPLHSARVIHRVGRIAAGEQIVLVTVAAAHRDQAFQGARFLIDKLKTSAPFWKKEHRRSGAVAWVQAKAADDQIASGWD comes from the coding sequence GTGCTGTTTGTGAGTGTTCAGAATGAGGATTTTGATCTTTCTGGAGAATACCAGGCGCTGTTGGCGGCGGCGCCCGAAGCCGGTGGCGTAGTGCAGTTTGTTGGGCGGGTGCGGCCGGACCACGCTGCTGATCCTGTTGTTGCGCTAGAGCTTGAACACTACCCGGCGATGACGCAGGCGGCGCTGCAAGCGCTCGTAGAAGAGGCATGTGAGCGTTGGCCGCTGCACTCGGCACGGGTAATTCACCGGGTGGGAAGAATCGCCGCCGGGGAGCAAATTGTTCTGGTGACAGTGGCGGCTGCACATCGCGACCAGGCTTTCCAAGGGGCTAGGTTTCTGATCGATAAGTTAAAAACCTCGGCGCCTTTTTGGAAAAAAGAGCATCGCCGTAGTGGCGCTGTCGCCTGGGTGCAGGCCAAAGCCGCCGATGACCAAATCGCCAGCGGCTGGGATTAA